A window from Thiomonas sp. FB-Cd encodes these proteins:
- a CDS encoding glucokinase — MPTGPDNRYPRLVADIGGTNARFALQTERGLADIRVMACAEHPTFDAAVRSYLAAVGRPAVRHAAIGIANPVHGDWVQMTNHDWAFSIEATREAMGLSTLLVMNDFTALALSLPHLPQKDLVQVGGTASVANAAIGLLGAGTGLGISGLIPASGGAVGALAGEGGHVSFTPFDEQEIDLWRFAHARHGHVSAERILSGPGLQLIHEWLSTRAGVSFQPLPAAEISRRGLEGHDALCRDAIDMFCGALGTVAGDLALILGAKGGVYVGGGIVPKFGEYFARSPFRSRFQNKGRFSKYLAAIPVFVITCAWPSLIGAASALDEHLERAAHA, encoded by the coding sequence ATGCCTACTGGACCCGATAATCGTTACCCCCGCCTAGTCGCCGATATCGGCGGAACCAATGCACGCTTTGCCCTCCAGACTGAGCGCGGCCTGGCGGACATCCGGGTTATGGCCTGTGCCGAGCATCCGACCTTCGACGCGGCGGTGCGCAGCTATCTCGCCGCGGTCGGAAGGCCTGCGGTGCGACACGCGGCCATTGGCATTGCTAACCCGGTGCACGGGGACTGGGTTCAGATGACAAACCATGATTGGGCCTTCTCGATTGAAGCGACCCGGGAAGCGATGGGGCTTTCAACCCTCTTGGTCATGAACGACTTCACGGCTCTCGCCCTGTCTCTCCCCCACCTTCCGCAAAAGGATCTGGTCCAGGTTGGCGGCACAGCAAGCGTGGCGAACGCCGCCATAGGTTTGCTTGGAGCAGGAACGGGGCTTGGCATTTCTGGGCTCATTCCTGCATCGGGAGGCGCCGTGGGCGCGCTGGCTGGCGAGGGGGGCCACGTCAGCTTCACTCCCTTCGACGAGCAAGAGATTGACCTCTGGCGTTTCGCGCATGCCCGTCACGGCCACGTGTCGGCTGAGCGGATCCTGTCTGGGCCGGGCCTGCAACTCATCCACGAATGGCTTAGCACGCGCGCGGGTGTTTCCTTTCAGCCTCTACCTGCGGCAGAAATCAGCCGACGCGGGCTTGAAGGGCACGATGCTCTGTGCCGCGATGCTATTGACATGTTCTGTGGCGCGCTCGGCACAGTTGCCGGGGATCTTGCGCTAATCCTTGGCGCGAAAGGTGGAGTGTATGTCGGCGGAGGCATCGTCCCGAAGTTCGGCGAGTATTTTGCACGCTCTCCGTTTCGGAGTCGCTTCCAAAACAAGGGCAGATTCTCGAAGTATCTTGCCGCTATCCCCGTTTTCGTGATCACATGCGCATGGCCGTCCTTGATCGGGGCGGCAAGTGCCCTTGACGAACACCTGGAGCGCGCCGCGCATGCTTGA
- a CDS encoding SIS domain-containing protein, with product MLDRIRNQYTQLTPAERKVADIVLQQPNEFVQAAVADIARNAGVSQPTVIRFSRSVGCSGLQDLKLKLAGSLVGGVPYVHANVRPEDTIPEISAKVFDNAISALLKCRNEVSPQSLEYAINLIANARRLEFHGLGNSGIIAADAQHKFFRFDIPSVAYADPHIQAMAATLLGPKDVLVAISNSGRTNELLDSVSIALANGCKVVAITSPGSPLAKLATVALLADAREDAEIYSPMISRILHLTLIDVLAVGVALQRGPALIEVLEKTKRSLRNRRRRLDA from the coding sequence ATGCTTGATCGCATCCGCAATCAATACACGCAACTCACGCCGGCTGAGCGCAAAGTGGCCGATATCGTGCTCCAACAGCCGAACGAGTTTGTGCAAGCAGCGGTCGCCGACATCGCTCGCAACGCTGGTGTGAGCCAGCCAACGGTCATCCGCTTTTCTCGCTCGGTCGGATGCTCCGGCCTTCAGGATCTGAAACTCAAATTGGCGGGTAGCCTTGTCGGTGGCGTGCCCTATGTGCACGCAAACGTGCGGCCCGAAGATACGATTCCGGAAATTTCGGCCAAGGTCTTCGACAACGCGATCTCGGCATTGCTCAAATGCCGCAACGAAGTCAGCCCTCAAAGCCTGGAATATGCCATCAATTTGATTGCGAACGCGCGACGCCTTGAGTTCCATGGCCTGGGCAATTCGGGCATCATCGCCGCCGATGCCCAGCATAAATTCTTTCGGTTTGACATCCCGTCGGTGGCCTACGCGGATCCTCACATCCAGGCGATGGCGGCAACCTTACTCGGCCCCAAAGATGTGCTGGTCGCGATCTCCAACTCAGGGCGAACCAATGAGTTGCTTGATTCCGTAAGCATTGCTCTTGCCAATGGCTGCAAAGTGGTGGCCATCACCTCCCCTGGATCGCCTCTTGCCAAATTGGCGACTGTTGCGCTATTAGCAGACGCTCGCGAAGATGCGGAAATTTACAGCCCGATGATTTCGCGCATTCTGCACCTGACTCTCATCGATGTACTCGCCGTTGGCGTCGCACTGCAGCGCGGCCCTGCTCTCATCGAGGTCTTGGAAAAAACAAAGCGAAGCTTGAGAAATCGCAGACGGCGCCTTGACGCCTGA
- the pgi gene encoding glucose-6-phosphate isomerase — protein sequence MNTLSQLPAWRALWSHFTRARDWHMRSLFGTDPDRAQRYWIEQSGLTLDYSKNRITDQTLTLLIELAREAGVPEQINAMFRGDKINTTEHRAALHIALRNRSNTPIVVDGEDVMPKVNDVLARMSRFAHAVRSGEWLGYTNQPITDIVNIGIGGSDLGPLMVCQALKPFAHPRLSMHFISNVDSSQLKEVLRRVHSETTLFVVESKTFTTHETLTNAHTAREWFLHRAQDEAAVARHFVAVSTNQQAVADFGIDPANMFEFWDWVGGRFSLWSAIGLPIMLSLGEKNFLAMLDGAHSMDNHFRTAPLEANMPVLLALLGIWYINFFGAGSHVITPYDQYLHRFPAFIQQLDMESNGKQTARDGQPVDYETAPIIWGDTGINGQHAFFQLLHQGTHISPIDFIASLDRRGSLPGHHEILLANMFAQGEAFMRGKGAEEVRDELEDQGLSAEELEALLPFKVFGGNRPSNTLLLSRLDPFCLGALIALYEHKIFVQGTIWNINSFDQWGVELGKRLAKTIFDELSGTTGIFIHDASTSRLIQLYHASNRTASAR from the coding sequence ATGAACACCTTATCTCAACTACCCGCCTGGCGCGCCCTTTGGAGTCATTTCACGCGCGCACGTGATTGGCACATGCGCAGTCTGTTTGGGACCGACCCCGATCGTGCGCAGCGCTATTGGATTGAACAAAGCGGGCTGACACTCGACTACTCGAAGAACCGCATCACCGACCAGACGCTCACGCTTCTCATCGAGTTGGCTCGGGAAGCGGGTGTGCCGGAACAGATCAACGCGATGTTTCGCGGGGACAAGATCAATACCACGGAACATCGCGCAGCGCTGCACATCGCGCTTCGCAATCGGTCCAACACGCCAATCGTGGTTGATGGCGAAGACGTCATGCCGAAGGTCAACGATGTGCTCGCACGCATGTCGCGCTTTGCGCACGCGGTGCGCTCGGGCGAATGGCTAGGCTACACAAACCAGCCCATCACGGATATCGTGAACATCGGCATCGGTGGGTCTGACCTCGGCCCCCTCATGGTTTGCCAAGCGCTGAAGCCGTTTGCGCACCCACGCCTGAGCATGCATTTCATCTCGAATGTGGACAGCTCCCAGTTGAAGGAGGTATTGCGTCGGGTTCATTCGGAGACCACCCTCTTCGTCGTGGAATCCAAGACCTTCACCACCCATGAAACGCTCACCAACGCACATACTGCACGCGAATGGTTTCTGCATCGGGCGCAGGACGAAGCGGCAGTCGCGCGGCATTTTGTAGCCGTGTCCACCAATCAGCAGGCGGTGGCGGACTTCGGGATTGACCCAGCAAACATGTTCGAATTTTGGGACTGGGTGGGTGGGCGCTTCAGCCTTTGGTCCGCCATAGGATTGCCGATCATGCTTTCCCTCGGCGAGAAGAATTTCCTGGCCATGCTCGACGGGGCACACAGCATGGACAACCATTTCCGCACGGCGCCACTTGAGGCCAACATGCCCGTTTTGCTTGCCTTGCTCGGTATTTGGTACATCAATTTCTTCGGTGCCGGCAGCCACGTCATCACGCCATACGACCAGTACCTCCATCGCTTTCCCGCCTTCATCCAGCAATTGGACATGGAGTCCAATGGAAAGCAGACGGCACGCGATGGACAACCCGTCGACTATGAAACCGCGCCAATCATCTGGGGGGACACCGGCATCAATGGGCAGCACGCGTTCTTCCAGCTCCTGCATCAGGGCACGCACATTTCGCCCATCGATTTCATTGCCTCGCTCGATCGCAGGGGCTCACTGCCGGGCCACCATGAGATTCTCCTGGCCAACATGTTTGCGCAAGGCGAAGCATTTATGCGCGGCAAAGGGGCCGAGGAAGTTCGCGACGAACTTGAAGACCAGGGGTTGAGCGCCGAGGAACTTGAGGCTCTGCTGCCCTTCAAGGTTTTTGGGGGAAACCGACCTTCGAACACGCTGCTGCTGTCCAGACTTGACCCCTTCTGCCTGGGCGCGCTGATCGCCCTTTACGAACACAAGATCTTTGTCCAAGGAACCATCTGGAACATCAATTCGTTTGACCAGTGGGGCGTCGAACTCGGCAAGCGACTGGCAAAGACGATCTTCGATGAGCTGAGCGGGACAACCGGCATCTTCATCCACGACGCATCGACCAGCCGGCTCATTCAGCTCTACCACGCGTCGAACCGAACCGCATCGGCGCGCTAA
- a CDS encoding PilT/PilU family type 4a pilus ATPase: MDIGTLLHTMVTRHASDMFLSVGAPPAIRVQGETFQLELTALSAPDVHAVAYSVMSAQQQREFESTLEMNLGYAVRDVGRFRINVYKQRGTLAIAVRFVPRDIPTVQELNLPAKLMDLVMVPRGLLLVVGATGSGKTTTLASMIDHRNRTRSGHILTIEEPIEFLHAHRKSIVDQREIGVDTLSYASALKNAMRQSPDVILIGEIRDLDTMRQALAYAETGHLCLATLHASNANQAVNRILNFFPEGERNQVLVDLSMNLRAVISQRLLNAKGGGRIPAVELLLHTAHIADVIEKGALGKLKEAMAQGAGVGMQTFDDSLYHLFNAGMISIDEALGNADSRTDLALRIRLNQGGGMGALSSLQMQTDPPAMLS, from the coding sequence ATGGATATAGGAACCTTGCTGCACACGATGGTGACGCGTCATGCGTCGGACATGTTCTTGAGTGTCGGGGCACCACCCGCGATTCGAGTGCAGGGTGAGACATTTCAACTTGAGCTGACGGCACTGAGCGCTCCGGACGTCCACGCCGTGGCCTATTCGGTCATGAGCGCCCAGCAGCAAAGGGAATTCGAATCCACGCTGGAAATGAACCTGGGCTATGCCGTGCGCGATGTCGGACGCTTTCGGATCAACGTGTACAAGCAGCGGGGTACGTTGGCAATCGCAGTGCGCTTCGTTCCGCGTGACATTCCGACTGTGCAGGAGTTGAATCTGCCGGCGAAACTCATGGATCTCGTCATGGTGCCGCGGGGTCTGTTGTTGGTTGTCGGGGCGACAGGTTCCGGAAAAACAACCACGCTGGCATCGATGATTGATCACCGCAACAGGACTCGCAGTGGGCATATTCTGACCATCGAAGAGCCGATCGAATTCCTCCACGCTCACAGGAAGTCAATCGTTGATCAACGCGAGATCGGTGTCGACACTTTGAGCTATGCATCAGCTCTGAAAAATGCCATGCGCCAATCGCCGGATGTGATCCTCATCGGTGAGATCCGCGACCTCGACACGATGCGCCAAGCGTTGGCCTATGCGGAAACCGGTCACCTGTGTTTGGCCACGTTGCATGCGAGCAATGCCAATCAGGCGGTCAATCGAATCTTGAACTTTTTTCCTGAAGGCGAGCGAAACCAAGTTCTCGTCGATCTGTCGATGAACCTTCGCGCCGTCATTTCCCAGCGACTCCTGAATGCGAAGGGCGGTGGCCGCATCCCTGCAGTGGAGCTTCTGCTCCACACAGCACATATTGCAGACGTCATTGAGAAGGGCGCCCTTGGCAAGCTCAAGGAGGCAATGGCGCAGGGAGCGGGCGTTGGCATGCAGACGTTCGACGATTCCCTCTATCACCTCTTCAACGCTGGCATGATCTCAATCGACGAAGCGCTGGGTAATGCAGATTCGCGTACGGATTTAGCGCTTCGGATCAGGCTCAATCAGGGTGGTGGGATGGGTGCATTGTCGTCGCTCCAGATGCAGACCGATCCACCAGCGATGTTGTCTTGA
- a CDS encoding GspE/PulE family protein — protein sequence MSALPRIQDDQSAPSLAPSELDAPDSSRLDVLWHSLRFSSADPARHLGEALVERGLLTTHQLSQALALQARTTPHRTLGSVLINNKILRPEQINRVMGEWLGLRFVDLHAIRPEAEALQLVPAEFSERESVLPLMVREGTLVVAVADPWDNKAILDELRFRTNLRVLPVAGVAGTLAPAIARAYLHTASAAAVSTQRSLQELTAELAQNDDLIVMNDIASASDSKSVLVQFVNRLIANAIKLRASDIHIETSAAPNPVKIRLRIDGDLSDYLELPGRYSFAIVSRLKIMADLDISEHRKPQDGKIDFARFGGDHVELRMVTVPTAHGLEDVVLRLLSGLKPMPLEDIDLSASNLAGLRAVMKKPYGLILICGPTGSGKTTTLHSVMRDLNTGKRKIWTAEDPVEITQEGLRQVQINARIGWTFAAAMRTFLRADPDVIMIGEMRDEETARIAIEASLTGHLVMSTLHTNSAAESITRLLEIGMDPFTFSDSLLAIAAQRLVRRLCTECRIRERLQSIERDYLADLYIKSGGGSGIDRRALIARWAGTHGDSEGHLWGYRRQGCAKCDGTGYHGRLGLHELLVADERMRELIRRRASALDIVAFGQSAGMITLRQDGIEKMFAGLTDLSEVMAATNQ from the coding sequence ATGAGCGCTCTGCCACGAATCCAGGACGACCAATCCGCGCCTTCACTAGCGCCCAGCGAGTTAGATGCGCCCGACTCATCTAGGCTTGATGTCCTCTGGCATTCGCTTCGGTTTTCTTCCGCAGATCCAGCCAGACACCTCGGCGAGGCTCTGGTCGAACGCGGGTTACTGACGACGCATCAACTATCACAGGCGCTTGCTCTACAGGCACGCACGACTCCCCACCGCACACTTGGTTCGGTTCTGATCAACAACAAAATCCTTAGGCCTGAGCAAATCAACCGCGTCATGGGGGAATGGCTTGGCCTTCGTTTCGTGGATTTGCATGCCATAAGACCAGAGGCAGAGGCATTGCAGCTTGTTCCTGCAGAGTTCTCAGAGCGCGAGTCAGTGCTGCCTCTAATGGTTCGGGAAGGCACACTGGTGGTCGCCGTCGCAGACCCTTGGGACAACAAGGCGATCCTGGATGAGTTGCGTTTCCGGACCAATCTACGAGTGCTTCCCGTGGCTGGCGTGGCGGGGACGTTGGCGCCGGCGATTGCCCGCGCATATCTGCACACGGCATCGGCTGCGGCGGTCTCGACGCAGCGTAGTCTTCAGGAACTGACCGCCGAGCTCGCCCAGAACGACGATTTGATCGTGATGAACGATATTGCATCCGCATCAGACTCCAAGAGCGTGCTCGTTCAATTCGTCAACCGCCTCATTGCCAATGCAATCAAATTGCGCGCATCGGACATTCATATCGAGACGTCCGCCGCCCCCAATCCTGTCAAAATCAGGCTACGTATCGATGGGGATCTCTCGGACTATCTGGAGCTTCCCGGACGCTATAGCTTTGCGATTGTCTCCAGACTCAAAATCATGGCGGATCTGGACATATCCGAGCATCGCAAACCGCAGGACGGCAAGATCGACTTTGCACGATTCGGAGGCGATCACGTTGAACTTCGCATGGTGACCGTGCCCACGGCGCACGGTTTGGAGGACGTCGTACTGCGCTTGCTCAGTGGTCTCAAGCCGATGCCGCTGGAGGATATTGACCTCAGTGCGAGCAACCTTGCGGGGCTACGCGCCGTAATGAAAAAACCGTATGGACTGATCTTGATCTGCGGTCCGACAGGCAGCGGAAAGACGACCACGTTGCATTCCGTGATGCGTGATCTCAACACCGGAAAGAGAAAGATATGGACGGCCGAAGACCCCGTGGAAATCACACAAGAAGGGCTGCGCCAAGTTCAAATCAATGCGCGCATCGGTTGGACCTTCGCTGCGGCCATGCGTACGTTTCTGCGTGCGGATCCTGACGTGATCATGATTGGAGAAATGCGTGATGAGGAAACGGCGCGGATCGCCATCGAGGCCTCGCTCACTGGGCATTTGGTGATGTCGACCTTGCACACGAATTCGGCTGCCGAGAGCATTACGCGCCTGCTTGAGATCGGCATGGATCCCTTTACGTTCTCAGACTCGTTGCTCGCAATCGCTGCGCAGCGGCTCGTGCGACGGCTCTGTACGGAATGCCGAATCAGGGAGCGCTTGCAAAGCATCGAGCGGGACTATCTGGCAGATCTCTACATCAAGAGCGGCGGCGGTAGCGGGATCGACAGGCGCGCACTGATCGCGCGCTGGGCAGGGACGCACGGTGACTCCGAGGGGCATCTTTGGGGATACCGCCGACAGGGCTGCGCAAAGTGTGATGGCACGGGGTACCACGGTCGCCTTGGGTTACATGAACTTTTGGTGGCTGATGAACGCATGCGTGAACTCATTCGTCGCCGTGCTTCAGCGCTAGACATTGTTGCCTTCGGGCAATCGGCGGGCATGATCACGCTACGGCAAGACGGTATTGAAAAGATGTTTGCAGGCTTGACGGATCTGTCCGAAGTGATGGCTGCAACGAATCAGTAG
- a CDS encoding class I SAM-dependent methyltransferase translates to MSDSFNDHFSKRSADYARFRPTYPPELVVWLASVAPSRRLALDCGCGTGQLSTLLAQQFDRVIGTDASPAQIANATRHERVQYRVESSERSRLGDASVDLVSAAQAAHWFDLEAFFEEVRRVLRPHGCVALITYGITETTGEPGRLLENFYSTVIGPYWPPERRHVETGYRLLPFPFDEIMAPEMTMTTHWSLDQLLGYVDTWSAVRQAEVVLGRTPYAHFVDQMRTTWGDPGMRREVRWPLSMRVGFKN, encoded by the coding sequence ATGTCAGACAGCTTCAATGATCATTTCTCAAAACGCTCCGCGGACTACGCCCGGTTTCGACCGACTTATCCGCCGGAGCTTGTCGTCTGGTTAGCCAGCGTCGCACCGTCGCGAAGGCTTGCCCTTGACTGCGGCTGCGGAACTGGGCAATTGTCGACCTTGCTCGCGCAACAGTTCGACAGGGTTATCGGCACTGACGCCAGTCCCGCGCAGATCGCGAATGCGACGCGCCATGAGCGCGTGCAATACCGCGTGGAGTCTTCCGAGCGAAGCCGACTCGGCGATGCGAGCGTGGACCTGGTCTCGGCGGCCCAGGCTGCGCACTGGTTCGATCTCGAAGCGTTCTTCGAAGAAGTTCGCCGCGTTCTGCGCCCGCATGGCTGCGTCGCGCTCATCACGTACGGCATCACGGAAACAACCGGCGAGCCCGGTCGCCTACTGGAAAACTTCTATTCAACCGTCATCGGACCGTACTGGCCACCTGAGAGGCGACACGTCGAGACCGGCTATCGCCTGTTGCCCTTCCCCTTTGACGAGATTATGGCGCCCGAAATGACGATGACGACCCACTGGTCGCTTGATCAGCTTCTTGGCTACGTCGACACCTGGTCCGCTGTCCGTCAGGCCGAAGTAGTCCTTGGGCGTACCCCATATGCGCACTTCGTCGATCAAATGCGCACCACCTGGGGCGACCCAGGAATGCGGCGCGAGGTCCGCTGGCCGCTCAGCATGCGTGTCGGGTTCAAGAACTAA
- a CDS encoding tyrosine-type recombinase/integrase — protein MRAVPVHPRIRRCLPYLLITINRSTLQKDIVRAKECAQISGVRFHDLRQSAASEMVNAGVDLFTLGTVLGHRARAAPSAIAT, from the coding sequence ATGCGGGCGGTCCCCGTTCATCCACGCATCCGCAGGTGCCTGCCGTACCTGCTCATCACCATCAATCGCAGCACCCTGCAAAAAGACATCGTTCGGGCGAAGGAGTGTGCGCAGATTTCTGGCGTGCGATTCCACGATCTGCGCCAATCGGCTGCCAGTGAGATGGTCAACGCTGGCGTCGATCTGTTCACGTTGGGCACTGTGCTAGGCCACCGTGCCCGCGCAGCACCAAGCGCTATAGCCACCTGA
- the serS gene encoding serine--tRNA ligase: MLDINLLRKDIDGVVARLATRKSPQTFLNVSRFAALEAERKNLQSRTEELQAQRNQFSKQIGQRKAQGEDASDLMTQVAALRDELDRSAARLESIQIDLAELLMGVPNLPYPAVPVGEDEKSNVEVRRWGEPRAFEFAARDHVDVGAALGLDFETGAKLAGARFSVLRGPLARLHRALAQFMLDMHTEHHGYTEAYVPYLVSAETLRGTGQLPKFEADLFAVPRGELGNFYLIPTAEVPLTSFVRDSIVPPEQLPLRYVAHTPCFRSEAGSYGRDVRGMIRQHQFDKVELVWVTAPEQSAQALEQLTAHAEAVLQALELPYRTMLLCTGDMGFGAAQTYDLEVWLPAQNTYREISSCSNMDAFQARRMQARTRNAQGKTEWVHTLNGSGLAVGRTLVAVLENFQRADGGVDIPQVLQPYLGGQTALIPPRA; this comes from the coding sequence ATGCTCGACATCAACCTGCTGCGCAAGGACATCGACGGCGTTGTCGCTCGCCTGGCCACACGCAAGAGCCCGCAAACCTTTCTGAACGTCTCCCGTTTCGCGGCGCTCGAGGCTGAACGCAAGAACCTTCAGTCGCGCACGGAAGAGTTGCAGGCCCAGCGCAATCAATTTTCCAAGCAGATTGGCCAGCGCAAGGCACAAGGCGAGGATGCCAGCGACTTGATGACGCAGGTCGCTGCGCTCAGGGACGAGCTTGACCGCTCGGCTGCGCGCCTCGAGAGTATTCAGATAGATCTCGCGGAGCTGCTCATGGGAGTGCCCAATCTTCCCTATCCGGCTGTGCCGGTGGGCGAAGATGAGAAGAGCAACGTCGAAGTGCGGCGTTGGGGTGAGCCGCGCGCCTTTGAATTTGCAGCGCGAGACCATGTCGATGTCGGCGCCGCGCTCGGCCTGGATTTCGAGACCGGTGCGAAACTCGCCGGGGCCCGCTTTTCTGTGCTCCGCGGCCCCCTTGCGCGCCTCCACAGGGCTCTCGCGCAGTTTATGCTCGACATGCACACCGAGCACCACGGCTATACCGAGGCCTACGTGCCCTATTTGGTCAGCGCTGAAACCTTGCGCGGTACAGGACAGTTGCCCAAGTTTGAAGCCGACCTTTTCGCCGTACCGAGGGGTGAACTGGGTAACTTCTACCTCATTCCCACAGCGGAGGTCCCGCTCACCAGCTTTGTCCGTGACTCCATCGTCCCGCCCGAGCAGCTTCCGCTTCGCTATGTGGCGCACACACCTTGCTTTCGTTCCGAGGCAGGCTCCTACGGGCGCGACGTGCGCGGAATGATTCGGCAGCACCAGTTCGACAAAGTCGAACTGGTTTGGGTTACGGCCCCGGAGCAATCGGCGCAGGCGCTGGAGCAGCTGACCGCGCACGCCGAAGCCGTGCTTCAGGCTCTGGAGTTGCCTTACCGGACCATGCTGCTTTGCACGGGCGACATGGGCTTTGGGGCGGCACAGACCTATGACTTGGAGGTCTGGCTGCCTGCACAGAATACCTACCGTGAAATATCCAGTTGTTCCAACATGGATGCGTTTCAGGCTCGGCGCATGCAGGCACGCACGCGCAATGCACAAGGCAAGACGGAATGGGTTCACACGCTTAACGGGTCGGGTCTTGCAGTTGGCCGCACGTTGGTGGCGGTCCTCGAAAATTTTCAACGTGCTGACGGCGGTGTCGACATCCCGCAAGTGTTGCAGCCATATCTTGGCGGGCAAACTGCGCTCATCCCGCCTCGGGCCTGA
- the ispH gene encoding 4-hydroxy-3-methylbut-2-enyl diphosphate reductase, whose product MSIEAAAAPPAMLDVLLASPRGFCAGVDRAIDIVERALDLFGAPIYVRHEIVHNTTVVQSLRAKGAVFVDDLVDVPTGSTLVFSAHGVSQAVRREAESRGLKVFDATCPLVTKVHVEVAKMCREGLHLVMIGHAGHPEVEGTMGQAEGVHLVQTPEDVPNLPFPPDAEVAYVTQTTLSVDDASAIVTALRARYPRLREPKKQDICYATQNRQDAVKLMAPQVDVVIVVGSPSSSNSNRLREVAARLDRPAYMVDTANDLQAAWLHGAARVGVTAGASAPEQLVQQVIDRLRELGARNVRNLEGVAERVQFPLPKGLGAKSPQRVTGSS is encoded by the coding sequence ATGAGCATCGAGGCAGCTGCAGCGCCACCGGCCATGCTTGATGTGCTCCTGGCAAGCCCGCGTGGTTTTTGCGCGGGTGTTGACCGTGCCATTGACATTGTTGAGCGCGCGCTCGATCTTTTCGGCGCTCCCATCTATGTGCGCCATGAAATCGTGCACAACACCACAGTTGTGCAAAGCCTGCGCGCCAAGGGCGCTGTGTTCGTCGACGACTTGGTCGATGTGCCCACCGGTTCCACCCTCGTGTTCTCGGCGCACGGGGTGTCGCAGGCGGTGCGCCGCGAGGCGGAATCGCGTGGTCTCAAGGTCTTCGATGCCACCTGTCCATTGGTGACCAAGGTGCATGTGGAGGTGGCCAAGATGTGCCGTGAGGGTCTGCATCTGGTGATGATCGGTCATGCCGGCCATCCAGAGGTGGAAGGCACCATGGGCCAGGCTGAGGGCGTGCATCTGGTGCAAACCCCTGAAGATGTGCCGAACCTGCCCTTTCCTCCGGATGCCGAAGTGGCTTACGTGACGCAAACCACGCTCTCGGTGGATGACGCCAGTGCCATCGTTACGGCCTTGCGCGCACGCTACCCGCGGTTGCGTGAACCGAAAAAGCAGGATATCTGCTACGCCACCCAAAATCGCCAAGACGCCGTGAAACTCATGGCGCCGCAGGTCGATGTCGTGATCGTGGTCGGCAGCCCAAGCAGCTCCAATTCCAACCGGCTACGCGAAGTTGCCGCTCGCCTGGACCGCCCGGCCTACATGGTGGACACAGCAAATGATCTGCAGGCGGCATGGCTGCATGGCGCTGCGCGCGTAGGTGTCACAGCCGGCGCATCGGCCCCTGAGCAACTCGTCCAGCAGGTCATCGACCGGTTGCGCGAACTTGGCGCGCGAAACGTGCGCAACCTCGAAGGTGTGGCCGAGCGGGTGCAGTTTCCGTTGCCCAAAGGTCTCGGCGCCAAATCCCCCCAACGGGTTACGGGGTCATCCTGA
- a CDS encoding peptidylprolyl isomerase has product MVSVRPDSLLTLHYRLSAPDGPDWVNTFGHRPATLTLGAHQLAPALEACLLGLEEGAQAHFELPPDTAFGTHDPARVQRISRAALQNHLPDDVHIAVGDAVQLSGVTSASGASAAATVTAVSDDMVELDFNHPLAGKPVVFDVHILGVL; this is encoded by the coding sequence GTGGTCAGCGTCCGTCCCGATTCCCTGCTCACCCTGCATTACCGACTGTCGGCGCCCGACGGCCCCGACTGGGTCAACACCTTCGGCCATCGGCCAGCCACGCTTACCTTGGGCGCGCACCAACTCGCCCCGGCGTTGGAAGCCTGTCTGCTCGGGTTGGAGGAGGGTGCGCAGGCGCATTTTGAACTTCCACCGGACACGGCATTCGGCACGCATGACCCGGCCCGTGTGCAGCGCATATCGCGCGCCGCACTTCAGAACCATCTGCCAGATGACGTGCACATTGCCGTGGGTGACGCCGTGCAGCTCTCAGGGGTGACATCAGCGAGCGGTGCGTCGGCAGCCGCGACTGTCACCGCCGTGAGTGACGACATGGTGGAGCTTGACTTCAACCACCCGCTGGCTGGCAAGCCTGTTGTGTTCGATGTGCATATTCTGGGTGTTCTATGA